From a region of the Sporanaerobacter acetigenes DSM 13106 genome:
- the rsmA gene encoding 16S rRNA (adenine(1518)-N(6)/adenine(1519)-N(6))-dimethyltransferase RsmA: MNDKRLYSPSYVKEIINKYGFGFSKSLGQNFLIDGNIVRKICEEGNIDSTDNVLEIGPGIGTLTEELGIRAKKVVAVELDKNLLPILDDTLSQYENIEIVHGDILKIDLSKLFKEKFDGGSIKIVANLPYYITTPIITRLLEEEIDIDSILVMVQKEVAERMSARSGSKDYGSLSVFVNYYTEAEIVLNVPKTVFMPKPNVDSAVIRLKVRGERIQLKDKETFFKTVKASFSQRRKTILNSLSAGLGMEKEELKDILLKCDVDPRQRAENLNIEDFAKISSLIPPSFIY; the protein is encoded by the coding sequence ATGAATGACAAAAGATTGTATTCCCCTAGCTATGTAAAAGAGATAATAAATAAATATGGTTTTGGTTTTTCTAAAAGCCTTGGGCAAAATTTTCTTATAGATGGGAATATAGTTAGGAAAATATGTGAAGAAGGAAATATAGATTCCACAGACAATGTGTTGGAAATAGGCCCTGGAATAGGTACATTGACAGAAGAACTAGGTATTAGAGCAAAAAAGGTAGTAGCAGTAGAATTGGATAAAAATCTTTTGCCTATACTTGATGACACTTTAAGTCAGTATGAAAACATAGAAATAGTTCATGGAGACATACTTAAAATTGATTTGTCTAAATTGTTTAAAGAAAAATTTGATGGTGGGAGCATAAAGATTGTAGCAAATCTCCCTTATTATATCACTACTCCTATTATCACAAGACTCTTAGAAGAAGAGATAGATATTGATAGTATATTGGTCATGGTTCAAAAGGAAGTAGCAGAAAGAATGAGTGCAAGATCAGGGAGCAAAGATTATGGTTCGTTGTCTGTATTTGTAAATTATTATACAGAAGCAGAAATAGTCTTAAATGTTCCCAAAACGGTATTTATGCCTAAACCCAATGTAGATTCTGCTGTCATTCGTCTTAAAGTTAGAGGTGAAAGAATTCAATTAAAAGATAAAGAAACTTTTTTTAAAACTGTAAAGGCTTCATTTTCACAGAGGAGAAAGACTATATTAAATTCCCTTTCAGCTGGTCTTGGAATGGAAAAAGAAGAATTAAAGGATATACTGCTTAAGTGTGATGTGGACCCTAGACAAAGGGCAGAAAATTTAAATATTGAAGATTTTGCAAAGATTAGTTCACTAATCCCCCCTTCTTTCATATATTAA
- the rnmV gene encoding ribonuclease M5: protein MIKEVIVVEGKDDIQAVKAAVDAEVIATGGYGFNKEFLKNLKTIAEKRGVIILTDPDFAGDKIRREISKELKNCKHAFLPKGKAMKKGDIGVENANSEDILEALEKARPVMTEKRNEFSKEDMIICGLAGGEDSRKKREELGRILGIGYANSKQFLNRLNNYGVSREEFIEALERMEVKNE from the coding sequence TTGATAAAGGAAGTCATCGTAGTAGAAGGAAAAGATGATATTCAAGCTGTAAAAGCCGCAGTAGATGCGGAAGTCATAGCTACCGGAGGATATGGTTTTAATAAGGAGTTTTTAAAAAATTTGAAAACTATAGCAGAAAAAAGAGGAGTTATAATACTTACTGATCCAGATTTTGCAGGAGATAAAATAAGACGAGAAATATCAAAAGAACTTAAAAATTGCAAACATGCATTTTTGCCAAAGGGAAAGGCCATGAAAAAAGGCGATATTGGAGTAGAAAATGCAAATAGTGAAGATATTCTTGAGGCTCTTGAAAAAGCTAGACCTGTTATGACGGAAAAGAGAAATGAATTTTCCAAAGAAGACATGATCATATGTGGATTGGCAGGGGGAGAAGATTCAAGAAAGAAAAGAGAAGAATTGGGTAGAATACTTGGTATAGGCTATGCAAATTCCAAACAATTTTTAAATAGATTAAACAACTATGGAGTTTCGAGAGAAGAATTCATAGAAGCACTGGAGAGGATGGAAGTAAAGAATGAATGA
- a CDS encoding TatD family hydrolase — protein MLIDSHAHLNDERFDKDREEVIKSLKENNISLIIDPGDDLSSSIKAVKLAEEYENIYAAVGVHPHSAEEMDESTIEALRALGNREKVVAIGEIGLDYYYDNSPRDIQRKWFKRQIQLAKEMDLPIIVHSRDAIKDTYDIIKSEAFDNLRGVLHCYSGSLEMAQEYIKLGFYISFAGPVTFKNSKVPKEVAKNVPLDRLLIETDSPYLTPEPHRGKRNEPLYVRYVAGMIAELKGVGFEEIAKASSENAKRLFNIK, from the coding sequence ATGCTTATAGATAGTCATGCTCATTTAAATGATGAAAGATTTGACAAGGATAGAGAAGAAGTTATAAAATCTTTAAAGGAAAATAATATATCTCTTATAATAGACCCGGGTGATGATCTTTCAAGTAGTATAAAAGCAGTTAAATTGGCTGAGGAATATGAAAATATATATGCTGCAGTGGGGGTTCATCCCCACTCAGCAGAAGAAATGGATGAAAGTACTATAGAAGCATTAAGAGCTTTGGGAAATAGAGAAAAGGTAGTAGCTATAGGAGAGATAGGCCTTGACTACTATTATGACAATTCTCCTAGAGATATTCAGAGGAAATGGTTTAAAAGACAAATCCAATTGGCTAAGGAAATGGATTTGCCCATTATTGTTCACTCAAGAGATGCTATTAAAGATACTTATGACATAATAAAATCTGAAGCTTTTGACAATTTAAGAGGAGTATTGCATTGCTATTCAGGAAGTTTAGAAATGGCTCAAGAGTATATAAAACTTGGATTTTATATTTCTTTTGCAGGTCCTGTTACTTTTAAAAATTCAAAAGTTCCTAAAGAAGTGGCAAAAAACGTGCCTTTAGATAGATTACTTATAGAAACTGATTCTCCATATTTGACTCCAGAACCTCACAGAGGAAAGCGAAATGAGCCCTTGTATGTAAGGTATGTAGCAGGTATGATAGCGGAACTAAAAGGTGTGGGTTTTGAGGAAATAGCTAAAGCAAGTAGTGAAAATGCGAAGAGATTGTTTAATATCAAATGA
- the metG gene encoding methionine--tRNA ligase, with the protein MKNYYITTPIYYPSDNLHIGHTYTTVAADTLKRYKKLMGYDVMLVTGSDEHGQKIQEKAKENGVSPKEYVDGIVKDIKELWAMLDISYDAFTRTTDIEHEKAVQKIFEKLYNKGDIYKSYYEGLYCTPCESFWTESQLVDGKCPDCGREVHKTKEEAYFFKLSKYRDDLIKLFEENPEFLQPESRKNEMLNNFLNAGLEDLCVSRTTFDWGVKVPFDDKHVVYVWLDALLCYLTALGYGTEDDEKFKKYWPCDVHLVGKEIVRFHTIIWPAVLMALDIELPKKVFGHGWILFENDKMSKSKGNVIYPEPIIELYGIDSFRYFLLREFSFGQDGSFSREKFLTRLNSDLANDLGNLVSRTVTMVEKYNYGLIPEALKSGEFDDELKELAINIPEKVEEHMDKLDFSGALEEIWKLIRRTNKYIDETTPWVLAKEGDSERLNTVLYNLCESLRITSILIRPFMERTSDEIRRQLGFSDKNISWDDGKVWGQISVGQKVNRGNPIFPRLDIKKELERLDEANSKLIEERNVKKGKQKGVETEVEENYITIDDFDKIELKVAEVLSAEKHPNADKLLVLQLKVGEETRQVVSGIRKYYSPEDLVGKKVVLVSNLKPVKLRGVESYGMVLAAEKDGVLTLVSTLEDIPSGATIS; encoded by the coding sequence ATGAAGAATTATTATATTACTACACCTATATATTATCCAAGTGACAATCTTCATATAGGGCATACTTATACTACTGTAGCTGCCGATACTTTAAAGAGATATAAAAAGCTTATGGGATATGATGTAATGTTAGTTACTGGTTCTGATGAGCATGGACAAAAAATACAAGAAAAGGCAAAAGAAAATGGAGTATCTCCAAAAGAATATGTAGACGGAATAGTGAAAGATATCAAAGAACTTTGGGCAATGTTAGATATATCTTATGATGCTTTTACAAGGACTACAGATATTGAACATGAAAAGGCAGTACAAAAAATATTTGAAAAGCTATACAATAAGGGGGACATTTACAAATCATATTATGAGGGATTGTATTGTACACCTTGTGAATCTTTCTGGACAGAAAGCCAACTTGTAGATGGAAAATGTCCTGACTGTGGAAGAGAAGTTCACAAGACCAAAGAAGAAGCTTATTTTTTCAAACTTTCAAAATATAGAGATGATCTCATAAAATTGTTTGAAGAAAATCCAGAATTTTTACAACCTGAATCTAGAAAAAATGAAATGCTTAACAATTTTTTAAATGCAGGATTGGAAGACCTTTGCGTATCCAGAACTACTTTTGATTGGGGAGTAAAAGTTCCTTTTGATGATAAACATGTTGTATATGTATGGCTAGATGCATTGCTTTGCTATTTAACTGCATTGGGATATGGCACAGAGGATGATGAAAAATTTAAAAAGTATTGGCCTTGTGATGTTCATCTAGTGGGTAAAGAAATAGTTAGATTCCATACTATTATTTGGCCAGCAGTACTCATGGCATTGGATATAGAATTGCCAAAGAAAGTTTTTGGCCATGGTTGGATATTGTTTGAAAATGACAAGATGTCAAAGTCTAAAGGCAATGTCATATATCCAGAGCCAATCATTGAATTATATGGAATAGACTCTTTTAGATATTTCTTGCTAAGGGAATTTTCCTTTGGTCAAGATGGTTCATTTTCAAGAGAAAAATTTTTGACTAGATTAAATTCAGATTTGGCCAATGATTTAGGAAATTTAGTCAGCAGAACTGTGACTATGGTGGAAAAATACAATTATGGGCTTATTCCAGAGGCTCTAAAATCTGGAGAATTTGATGATGAACTTAAAGAATTGGCAATAAATATACCAGAAAAAGTTGAAGAGCATATGGATAAGTTGGATTTTAGTGGAGCATTAGAAGAAATTTGGAAACTTATAAGAAGGACAAATAAGTATATAGATGAAACTACTCCATGGGTTCTTGCAAAAGAAGGAGATAGTGAAAGATTAAATACAGTTCTTTACAATCTATGTGAAAGTTTAAGGATTACATCTATACTTATAAGGCCTTTTATGGAAAGAACTTCAGATGAGATAAGAAGACAATTGGGATTTTCAGATAAAAATATTTCTTGGGACGATGGAAAAGTATGGGGACAAATATCAGTAGGACAAAAAGTCAACAGAGGGAATCCAATATTCCCAAGGCTAGATATAAAGAAAGAACTAGAAAGATTAGATGAAGCCAATTCAAAACTCATAGAAGAAAGAAATGTCAAAAAAGGTAAACAAAAAGGAGTAGAAACAGAAGTGGAAGAAAACTATATAACTATTGACGATTTTGATAAAATAGAATTAAAGGTAGCAGAAGTTTTGAGTGCAGAAAAACATCCAAATGCAGATAAACTTTTGGTATTACAATTGAAGGTAGGAGAAGAAACAAGGCAAGTAGTATCAGGTATAAGAAAATACTATAGCCCTGAAGATTTAGTAGGTAAAAAAGTAGTACTTGTGTCAAACTTAAAACCTGTGAAACTTAGGGGAGTAGAGTCTTATGGAATGGTATTGGCGGCAGAAAAAGATGGAGTACTTACATTGGTGAGTACCTTAGAAGATATACCATCTGGAGCTACAATAAGTTAA
- a CDS encoding DUF2812 domain-containing protein, with protein MDKLIYHNFQYYETDEVEHYLIDMEEEGYIFSGMKGNFLMFSRLSEEKGKYSYKVIYNIGRNINEMIENMKRDGWEFVCQNGYLIIFRTIMQFRKNNDQVSEREKYEMIRNIRRKKVLLVGFLFALIAVFLCHLYIVIMKKYDFTVFSKEFFINSFAFIIGTAFLLSFLIYYIAELYDYIVWNKMARSSMGKSITVRYERTNFKKIMFRLGDLYKIAVVLFGVIFGIYILLETASWIITASVVFTWIFLTMEAILYNLRMKGSFVYLSYMSIIAYGISFGVIDVILSQGSIF; from the coding sequence GTGGATAAGTTAATTTATCATAATTTTCAATATTATGAAACAGATGAAGTAGAACATTATCTAATAGATATGGAGGAAGAGGGATATATTTTTTCAGGAATGAAAGGTAATTTTCTCATGTTTTCACGTCTTTCAGAAGAAAAAGGTAAATACAGTTATAAGGTAATTTATAATATAGGACGAAACATAAATGAAATGATAGAAAACATGAAACGGGATGGCTGGGAGTTTGTATGTCAGAATGGTTATCTAATCATATTTAGAACGATTATGCAGTTTAGAAAAAATAATGACCAAGTTTCTGAACGGGAAAAATATGAAATGATACGAAATATCAGACGAAAGAAAGTTCTGCTTGTGGGATTTTTGTTTGCACTAATCGCTGTGTTTTTATGTCACCTATATATTGTAATTATGAAGAAATATGATTTTACGGTATTTTCAAAGGAATTTTTTATAAATTCATTTGCTTTTATAATTGGAACAGCGTTTCTTCTGAGTTTTCTGATTTATTATATAGCTGAATTGTATGATTATATTGTTTGGAACAAGATGGCAAGAAGTAGTATGGGAAAAAGCATAACTGTTAGATATGAGCGTACAAACTTTAAAAAAATCATGTTTCGACTTGGGGATTTATATAAGATAGCAGTTGTATTGTTTGGTGTAATTTTTGGTATTTATATTCTTTTAGAGACGGCATCATGGATTATAACGGCATCTGTTGTATTTACGTGGATATTTTTAACTATGGAAGCTATATTATATAATCTCCGTATGAAAGGCTCTTTTGTTTATTTATCATATATGAGTATCATTGCTTATGGTATTTCATTTGGAGTAATAGATGTCATATTGAGTCAAGGATCAATTTTTTAA